GCTGAACGCGAGCACGCGCCCGGACCCCGTGGTGACGGTGCCCGTGAGGGACACGGTCTGGTCCAGGGTGCCGGTCTTCGCGGCCACGGCCTCGCGCGCGGGGCTCCCCGGGAACCGCTCGGCGAGGGTCGAGTCCTCACCGGGCCGGGGCAGTCCGTCCCGCACCGGGGCGAGAGCCGGGTCTGCCTGCACGGCCTCGACCAGCCCGGCGAGCTGGTGCGCGGTCACGCGGTTCTGAGGGGACAGCCCCGAGGCGTCCACGAGCCGCATCCCGGCCGTGTCCACCCCGTGCGCCGCCGCGCGGTCGCGCAGGAGCCCGGGGACGGCGGCGTGCGTGGCGGGGCGCCCGTCCGCCGCCGCGGCCACGCGGGCGAGCACCTCGGCCACCTGGTTCTCCGAGTGGGCCAGCAGGTACGCCACCTGCTGGCCCACCGGCGCGGACTCCACGCGCGCCACCGGCTCCGTGGCGAGCACGTCGCCGCGCGGCGCCGAGGTGGCGGGGACCACGTCCCGGGCGCGCACGGACAGGTCCGCGCCCGAGTCGGCGACGGCGGCCGTCAGCTCCCGCTGGAAGGCCAGGGCGGCGAACGCGGCCGGGTCCGCGATCCGGTCCTCCCCTGTGCCCGGCGCGGTCCGCCCGCCGTACGTGGCCAGCGGCTGCACCGCGGTGATGTTGCCGCTCTCCACGAGCCCCGCGGACCACGCGGGGTTCAGGGGGGAGGCGTCCGTGAACAGGCGCAGGTCCGTGCTGACCGCCACGGGCCCCGTCACGCCGCGCTCCCGCAGGCCCGCCACGGTGCGCCGGGCGAGGGTGCGCAGGCC
This sequence is a window from Micrococcus porci. Protein-coding genes within it:
- the dacB gene encoding D-alanyl-D-alanine carboxypeptidase/D-alanyl-D-alanine endopeptidase, translated to MTPSNRAARVAAVTRVLLALAICALLGLLAHDVLLPRLPTPAAPAASAPSAPVPAASPSGGATAPSSTALASVAPVDPADVAAAVAPALAQAPGTASAEVRDAATGEVLYARSADQAVAPASALKILTAVTAVDVLGADRALTTSVVALPGGGATELVLVGGGDALLGAGASDPGRVDGRAGLRTLARRTVAGLRERGVTGPVAVSTDLRLFTDASPLNPAWSAGLVESGNITAVQPLATYGGRTAPGTGEDRIADPAAFAALAFQRELTAAVADSGADLSVRARDVVPATSAPRGDVLATEPVARVESAPVGQQVAYLLAHSENQVAEVLARVAAAADGRPATHAAVPGLLRDRAAAHGVDTAGMRLVDASGLSPQNRVTAHQLAGLVEAVQADPALAPVRDGLPRPGEDSTLAERFPGSPAREAVAAKTGTLDQTVSLTGTVTTGSGRVLAFSIVCSGVDWRIAPARAAIDEAVSALAAL